A genomic region of Dreissena polymorpha isolate Duluth1 chromosome 4, UMN_Dpol_1.0, whole genome shotgun sequence contains the following coding sequences:
- the LOC127876186 gene encoding golgin subfamily A member 6-like protein 22 isoform X1, with protein sequence MTSQADDAALSDEPPMHHIISGEEEIARLACRFEEQQNQIVCENEVNTKPILAENEQLKEENAALNSSGQETVYNEFTRVENELELVKDELIQKEGSKIQRIPELEEEKENFIKYLEKVKQMYEEQNNHLTEIQEEKSKLDEHITKQKERILALEEERDAFHSQVEQLQTTTAKQDERLKSLMNDNYKLEANMSAQLMQIQSSDEEIQNLRTELESVHKTVQIQADEISQLNNDNSLLVEKYLNQELKLEEMIELEEERKTLLINLEDLRIKYEEQSEKMSIFRKKSITLDELVATQRQELNSSEKEKEALSKELEKIETTNKKLNDSLRELTKDKEETERIVSIETSVDQQIHMIEEEKQKLHSEQDMTQEKNVELNNKIKGIKQEKDALEKRVFNQRQQLDSFEKERQKMRAQLQTIKSTSEDQRNQLQILMKEKYNLHESFDSKMLAFEKEQNRLQNELEQLNKKKDLQEEELRASADEKYTLENIIATLRQELISSEKEKEALGKELEKIETTNKKLNDRLRELTNDKQELERKVSIETSVDQQVIVIEEENRKLQSEQDMTRQMNKELNIEIEGIRQEKDALEKQVFDQRQQLDSFEKERKQMRAQLQTIESTSEEQRNQLQELMKEKHNQHESFETKEQQIKEKDLHYTETYAHENEQLRNELSSVLKDEARLSTYLDPRAIAELYKNLYINVWSRTFETAKNLTFAGNVKNAVIKIIECVEMVNTFCKTECGEIKRHFKEMLEGETADLKADVFDEARIIQMITSGTSELALGLLVQVFMKTLNPGFQLQKLAYASPVFVRECIRIFWLLNVQWPQIETHTIKGGDFNRNVYEAFTEEGNKVEYVVWPALIYDETVLAKGVAKCYQSAILTQATSLPPIDVYQETSDKEEGCSSDEDGLEGNMPRYEVLNAALAGLSFTSGVQYNVYTEEEPNDTNGGQNGCSMLPAVDNFFTTT encoded by the exons GGGTCTAAGATTCAACGGATTCCTGAGctagaagaagaaaaagaaaatttcataaaatacctGGAAAAGGTCAAACAGATGTACGAAGAACAGAATAACCATCTGACAGAAATACAAGAAGAAAAAAGTAAATTAGACGAACATATTACTAAACAG AAAGAGCGGATTCTTGCGTTGGAAGAGGAGCGGGATGCTTTCCACTCACAGGTTGAACAACtacaaacaacaacagcaaaacagGATGAGAGACTAAAGTCATTGATGAACGACAATTATAAACTTGAGGCAAATATGTCGGCACAG cTTATGCAAATACAATCATCTGACGAAGAGATACAAAACTTGCGCACAGAATTGGAAAGTGTGCACAAAACAGTTCAAATCCAGGCGGACGAGATTTCCCAATTAAACAATGACAACTCTCTTCTGgtggaaaaatatttaaatcag GAACTGAAACTTGAGGAAATGATCGAATTGGAAGAAGAACGGAAGACTTTGCTTATCAATTTGGAAGATTTAAGGATAAAGTATGAAGAGCAAAGTGAAAAGATGTCAATATTTCGGAAGAAAAGCATCACATTGGATGAACTTGTCGCTACCCAG CGACAGGAGTTGAATTCGTCAGAAAAGGAGAAGGAAGCCCTCAGTAAGGAATTAGAAAAGAttgaaacaacaaacaaaaaactgaATGACAGTCTCCGAGAATTAACGAAAGACAAAGAGGAGACGGAGAGAATAGTTTCCATTGAG ACATCAGTGGATCAACAGATTCATATGATCGAGGAAGAGAAGCAAAAACTCCATTCAGAACAAGACATGACGCAAGAGAAGAACGTAGagcttaataataaaattaaaggtATTAAGCAAGAAAAAGACGCCCTAGAAAAACGAGTCTTCAACCAG AGACAGCAACTAGATTCGTTTGAAAAAGAGAGGCAAAAGATGCGAGCACAGTTACAAACGATTAAGTCCACATCAGAAGATCAAAGAAACCAGCTACAaatattaatgaaagaaaaatataatcTACATGAATCGTTTGATAGCAAG ATGCTTGCTTTTGAGAAAGAGCAAAACAGACTTCAAAATGAATTGGAGCAGCTTAATAAGAAGAAAGATTTACAGGAAGAAGAACTTCGAGCAAGTGCGGATGAAAAATATACCTTGGAAAATATTATTGCCACCCTG CGCCAGGAGTTGATTTCGTCAGAAAAGGAGAAGGAAGCCCTCGGTAAAGAATTAGAAAAGAttgaaacaacaaacaaaaaactgaATGACCGTCTCCGAGAATTAACGAACGACAAACAGGAGTTGGAGAGAAAAGTTTCCATTGAG ACATCAGTGGATCAACAGGTTATTGTCATCGAAGAAGAAAATCGAAAACTCCAGTCAGAACAAGACATGACGCGACAGATGAACAAAGAGCTTAATATTGAAATTGAAGGTATACGGCAAGAAAAAGACGCCCTAGAAAAACAAGTTTTCGACCAG AGACAGCAACTAGATTCGTTTGAAAAAGAGAGGAAACAGATGCGTGCACAGTTACAAACAATCGAGTCCACATCCGAAGAACAAAGAAACCAATTACAagaattaatgaaagaaaaacataatCAGCATGAATCGTTTGAGACCAAG gagcagcaaataaaagaaaaagattTGCACTATACCGAAACCTATGCACACGAAAATGAACAACTCAGAAATGAATTGTCATC AGTTTTGAAGGACGAGGCGCGCTTGAGCACGTATCTTGATCCCAGAGCCATCGCTGAACTGTACAAGAACCTTTATATAAACGTTTGGTCTCGCACTTTTGAAACAGCCAAAAACCTGACATTCGCTGGAAACGTGAAAAACGCTGTCATTAAAATTATAGAGTGTGTTgag ATGgtcaatacattttgtaaaacagAGTGTGGAGAAATAAAGCGGCATTTTAAAGAAATGCTCGAAGGAGAAACAGCTGAT TTAAAAGCGGACGTTTTCGACGAGGCACGAATTATTCAAATGATAACTTCTGGTACATCGGAACTCGCCTTAGGTTTGCTTGTTCAG GTATTCATGAAAACATTAAATCCTGGTTTTCAACTACAAAAGCTTGCATATGCATCTCCTGTATTCGTCCGAGAGTGTATTCGAATCTTTTGGCTGCTGAACGTGCAATGGCCACAAATCGAGACACACACGATTAAAGGTGGAGATTTTAATAGAAACGTATATGAGGCGTTTACCGAGGAGGGTAACAAAGTCGAGTATGTTGTATGGCCTGCCCTCATCTACGACGAAACCGTGCTAGCAAAAGGGGTTGCCAAATGTTACCAGTCGGCAATTCTCACACAAGCCACTAGTCTTCCTCCAATAGATGTTTACCAGGAAACTTCAGACAAAGAAGAGGGTTGTTCCTCTGATGAAGATGGATTGGAAGGAAATATGCCACGATATGAAGTGTTAAACGCAGCTCTAGCCGGTCTTTCGTTCACTTCAGGAGTTCAATACAACGTTTATACGGAGGAAGAACCAAACGACACCAATGGGGGGCAAAACGGTTGTAGTATGTTGCCAGCAGTCGACAATTTCTTTACAACGACATAA
- the LOC127876186 gene encoding golgin subfamily A member 6-like protein 22 isoform X2: MTSQADDAALSDEPPMHHIISGEEEIARLACRFEEQQNQIVCENEVNTKPILAENEQLKEENAALNSSGQETVYNEFTRVENELELVKDELIQKEGSKIQRIPELEEEKENFIKYLEKVKQMYEEQNNHLTEIQEEKSKLDEHITKQKERILALEEERDAFHSQVEQLQTTTAKQDERLKSLMNDNYKLEANMSAQLMQIQSSDEEIQNLRTELESVHKTVQIQADEISQLNNDNSLLVEKYLNQELKLEEMIELEEERKTLLINLEDLRIKYEEQSEKMSIFRKKSITLDELVATQELNSSEKEKEALSKELEKIETTNKKLNDSLRELTKDKEETERIVSIETSVDQQIHMIEEEKQKLHSEQDMTQEKNVELNNKIKGIKQEKDALEKRVFNQRQQLDSFEKERQKMRAQLQTIKSTSEDQRNQLQILMKEKYNLHESFDSKMLAFEKEQNRLQNELEQLNKKKDLQEEELRASADEKYTLENIIATLRQELISSEKEKEALGKELEKIETTNKKLNDRLRELTNDKQELERKVSIETSVDQQVIVIEEENRKLQSEQDMTRQMNKELNIEIEGIRQEKDALEKQVFDQRQQLDSFEKERKQMRAQLQTIESTSEEQRNQLQELMKEKHNQHESFETKEQQIKEKDLHYTETYAHENEQLRNELSSVLKDEARLSTYLDPRAIAELYKNLYINVWSRTFETAKNLTFAGNVKNAVIKIIECVEMVNTFCKTECGEIKRHFKEMLEGETADLKADVFDEARIIQMITSGTSELALGLLVQVFMKTLNPGFQLQKLAYASPVFVRECIRIFWLLNVQWPQIETHTIKGGDFNRNVYEAFTEEGNKVEYVVWPALIYDETVLAKGVAKCYQSAILTQATSLPPIDVYQETSDKEEGCSSDEDGLEGNMPRYEVLNAALAGLSFTSGVQYNVYTEEEPNDTNGGQNGCSMLPAVDNFFTTT; encoded by the exons GGGTCTAAGATTCAACGGATTCCTGAGctagaagaagaaaaagaaaatttcataaaatacctGGAAAAGGTCAAACAGATGTACGAAGAACAGAATAACCATCTGACAGAAATACAAGAAGAAAAAAGTAAATTAGACGAACATATTACTAAACAG AAAGAGCGGATTCTTGCGTTGGAAGAGGAGCGGGATGCTTTCCACTCACAGGTTGAACAACtacaaacaacaacagcaaaacagGATGAGAGACTAAAGTCATTGATGAACGACAATTATAAACTTGAGGCAAATATGTCGGCACAG cTTATGCAAATACAATCATCTGACGAAGAGATACAAAACTTGCGCACAGAATTGGAAAGTGTGCACAAAACAGTTCAAATCCAGGCGGACGAGATTTCCCAATTAAACAATGACAACTCTCTTCTGgtggaaaaatatttaaatcag GAACTGAAACTTGAGGAAATGATCGAATTGGAAGAAGAACGGAAGACTTTGCTTATCAATTTGGAAGATTTAAGGATAAAGTATGAAGAGCAAAGTGAAAAGATGTCAATATTTCGGAAGAAAAGCATCACATTGGATGAACTTGTCGCTACCCAG GAGTTGAATTCGTCAGAAAAGGAGAAGGAAGCCCTCAGTAAGGAATTAGAAAAGAttgaaacaacaaacaaaaaactgaATGACAGTCTCCGAGAATTAACGAAAGACAAAGAGGAGACGGAGAGAATAGTTTCCATTGAG ACATCAGTGGATCAACAGATTCATATGATCGAGGAAGAGAAGCAAAAACTCCATTCAGAACAAGACATGACGCAAGAGAAGAACGTAGagcttaataataaaattaaaggtATTAAGCAAGAAAAAGACGCCCTAGAAAAACGAGTCTTCAACCAG AGACAGCAACTAGATTCGTTTGAAAAAGAGAGGCAAAAGATGCGAGCACAGTTACAAACGATTAAGTCCACATCAGAAGATCAAAGAAACCAGCTACAaatattaatgaaagaaaaatataatcTACATGAATCGTTTGATAGCAAG ATGCTTGCTTTTGAGAAAGAGCAAAACAGACTTCAAAATGAATTGGAGCAGCTTAATAAGAAGAAAGATTTACAGGAAGAAGAACTTCGAGCAAGTGCGGATGAAAAATATACCTTGGAAAATATTATTGCCACCCTG CGCCAGGAGTTGATTTCGTCAGAAAAGGAGAAGGAAGCCCTCGGTAAAGAATTAGAAAAGAttgaaacaacaaacaaaaaactgaATGACCGTCTCCGAGAATTAACGAACGACAAACAGGAGTTGGAGAGAAAAGTTTCCATTGAG ACATCAGTGGATCAACAGGTTATTGTCATCGAAGAAGAAAATCGAAAACTCCAGTCAGAACAAGACATGACGCGACAGATGAACAAAGAGCTTAATATTGAAATTGAAGGTATACGGCAAGAAAAAGACGCCCTAGAAAAACAAGTTTTCGACCAG AGACAGCAACTAGATTCGTTTGAAAAAGAGAGGAAACAGATGCGTGCACAGTTACAAACAATCGAGTCCACATCCGAAGAACAAAGAAACCAATTACAagaattaatgaaagaaaaacataatCAGCATGAATCGTTTGAGACCAAG gagcagcaaataaaagaaaaagattTGCACTATACCGAAACCTATGCACACGAAAATGAACAACTCAGAAATGAATTGTCATC AGTTTTGAAGGACGAGGCGCGCTTGAGCACGTATCTTGATCCCAGAGCCATCGCTGAACTGTACAAGAACCTTTATATAAACGTTTGGTCTCGCACTTTTGAAACAGCCAAAAACCTGACATTCGCTGGAAACGTGAAAAACGCTGTCATTAAAATTATAGAGTGTGTTgag ATGgtcaatacattttgtaaaacagAGTGTGGAGAAATAAAGCGGCATTTTAAAGAAATGCTCGAAGGAGAAACAGCTGAT TTAAAAGCGGACGTTTTCGACGAGGCACGAATTATTCAAATGATAACTTCTGGTACATCGGAACTCGCCTTAGGTTTGCTTGTTCAG GTATTCATGAAAACATTAAATCCTGGTTTTCAACTACAAAAGCTTGCATATGCATCTCCTGTATTCGTCCGAGAGTGTATTCGAATCTTTTGGCTGCTGAACGTGCAATGGCCACAAATCGAGACACACACGATTAAAGGTGGAGATTTTAATAGAAACGTATATGAGGCGTTTACCGAGGAGGGTAACAAAGTCGAGTATGTTGTATGGCCTGCCCTCATCTACGACGAAACCGTGCTAGCAAAAGGGGTTGCCAAATGTTACCAGTCGGCAATTCTCACACAAGCCACTAGTCTTCCTCCAATAGATGTTTACCAGGAAACTTCAGACAAAGAAGAGGGTTGTTCCTCTGATGAAGATGGATTGGAAGGAAATATGCCACGATATGAAGTGTTAAACGCAGCTCTAGCCGGTCTTTCGTTCACTTCAGGAGTTCAATACAACGTTTATACGGAGGAAGAACCAAACGACACCAATGGGGGGCAAAACGGTTGTAGTATGTTGCCAGCAGTCGACAATTTCTTTACAACGACATAA